One segment of Candidatus Nitrospira nitrosa DNA contains the following:
- a CDS encoding phosphoribosylanthranilate isomerase, with the protein MVKIKICGITNVGDAKVAVAAGADALGFVLYRNSPRFVEPAMVKRIVAGLPPFVLPVGVFVNEEPGLVRSLLDDCGLALAQLHGDETASYCQDLGRPVLKALRLKDRGTFLALAEFQGRANVRGVLIDAFSNQAYGGTGQTVDWTLAQEAARSTSVVLAGGLTPVNVAEAISHVRPYGVDVSSGVELSPGKKDHDKVKAFIEAARLVAV; encoded by the coding sequence ATGGTAAAGATTAAGATTTGCGGCATTACAAATGTGGGGGATGCGAAGGTTGCCGTAGCAGCCGGTGCGGATGCCCTGGGTTTTGTGCTGTATCGAAACAGTCCTCGTTTTGTGGAACCGGCCATGGTGAAACGTATCGTGGCCGGGCTTCCGCCGTTTGTGCTGCCGGTGGGTGTTTTTGTGAATGAAGAACCTGGCCTGGTTCGGTCGCTTCTGGATGACTGTGGACTGGCACTGGCACAGCTACATGGAGATGAAACCGCATCGTATTGTCAGGATCTTGGACGTCCCGTACTGAAAGCCCTTCGTCTCAAAGATCGGGGGACCTTTCTTGCGTTAGCGGAATTCCAAGGCCGGGCCAATGTGCGAGGGGTGCTGATCGATGCCTTTTCCAATCAGGCCTATGGGGGTACGGGTCAAACCGTGGATTGGACGTTGGCACAGGAAGCGGCCCGATCCACGTCGGTCGTTCTGGCTGGTGGGCTGACTCCAGTGAACGTTGCTGAGGCTATTTCGCACGTTCGTCCCTATGGTGTGGATGTCAGCAGTGGGGTGGAGCTGAGCCCTGGAAAAAAAGACCACGATAAGGTAAAGGCGTTTATCGAAGCCGCCAGACTTGTGGCCGTCTAA
- a CDS encoding LysM peptidoglycan-binding domain-containing protein: protein MRRDEQPICARMGKTALFVILLFGGTVMSGCVVLEEKFNAEKARSLNFQRLLAQEEKRTAELDSEVKRTKVELAEFEARNRELSTQVQMAREQMARLQEETEAIREATVLERKALEDMQRKSPSAVGKPKKLEPFKEPTKVVPTESGGGDAKSFSSQSTTNAMPKLGQTVHVVKPGETLFGISRRYGLDIEKVKKMNKLPDDIIEVGQKLMMVESE, encoded by the coding sequence ATGCGGAGGGATGAGCAGCCAATCTGTGCACGAATGGGGAAGACCGCTCTCTTCGTAATCCTATTATTTGGAGGGACGGTGATGAGCGGGTGTGTGGTGTTGGAAGAAAAGTTCAATGCTGAAAAGGCGAGAAGCCTTAACTTTCAGCGACTCCTGGCCCAGGAGGAAAAGCGTACGGCTGAACTGGACAGTGAAGTGAAGCGGACGAAGGTGGAATTAGCCGAGTTCGAGGCGAGAAATCGTGAACTGTCGACACAAGTACAGATGGCGCGGGAGCAGATGGCCCGTCTCCAGGAAGAGACCGAAGCGATCAGGGAAGCCACGGTGCTCGAACGAAAAGCGCTTGAAGATATGCAGCGGAAAAGTCCTTCTGCCGTGGGAAAACCCAAGAAACTTGAGCCATTCAAAGAACCGACAAAAGTAGTCCCGACCGAATCTGGTGGTGGCGATGCCAAAAGTTTTTCGTCTCAAAGTACGACCAATGCCATGCCGAAGCTCGGCCAGACGGTCCATGTTGTGAAGCCGGGTGAGACGCTCTTTGGCATTAGCCGCCGGTATGGTCTCGATATCGAGAAGGTGAAGAAGATGAACAAGTTGCCCGATGATATCATCGAAGTGGGCCAAAAGCTCATGATGGTGGAAAGCGAGTAG
- the trpB gene encoding tryptophan synthase subunit beta: MPTLPDNRGRFGPYGGRYVPETLMPALLELEEEYAKVKKDRRFQADLAYYLKQYVGRPTSLYRADRLTKRLGGAKIYLKREDLCHTGAHKINNAIGQALLAVRMKKPRVIAETGAGQHGVATATAAAMFGLECEIYMGTEDMERQALNVFRMRLLGAKVTGVDAGSRTLKDAISEAMRDWTTNVRTTHYILGSVLGAHPYPMMIRDFQAIIGREARKQILAAEGKLPNYLVACVGGGSNSIGLFHAFLKDPKVKMVGVEAGGTGITSGKHAARFSGGKPGVLQGTMTYLLQDENGQINLTHSVSAGLDYAAVGPEHSLYHDLGRIDYTYATDSEAMAAFDLLAREEGIVPALESAHAIAHVVKLAPTLKKSQLIIANLSGRGDKDVQQVARMRGVTL, encoded by the coding sequence ATGCCGACGCTTCCCGATAACCGTGGCCGCTTTGGACCCTATGGCGGGCGGTATGTGCCTGAAACCCTCATGCCGGCCCTGCTTGAGCTGGAAGAGGAGTATGCCAAGGTCAAAAAAGACCGCCGTTTTCAAGCGGACTTAGCTTATTACCTCAAGCAATATGTCGGGCGCCCGACCAGCCTGTATCGCGCCGATCGGCTGACCAAGAGACTAGGTGGTGCCAAGATTTATCTGAAACGGGAGGACCTGTGTCACACGGGCGCCCATAAGATTAATAATGCGATCGGACAAGCGTTGCTTGCGGTCCGCATGAAGAAGCCTCGCGTGATCGCTGAAACCGGGGCGGGCCAACACGGCGTGGCCACAGCGACGGCTGCAGCGATGTTCGGGCTGGAGTGCGAAATTTATATGGGTACGGAAGACATGGAACGGCAGGCCTTGAACGTTTTCCGTATGCGCCTGTTGGGGGCCAAGGTGACTGGTGTGGATGCCGGCAGCCGAACACTCAAAGATGCCATCAGCGAAGCGATGCGCGATTGGACGACGAATGTACGGACCACTCATTACATTCTCGGTTCGGTGCTTGGGGCACATCCCTATCCGATGATGATCCGCGATTTTCAGGCGATTATCGGACGGGAAGCACGGAAGCAGATTTTGGCTGCAGAGGGCAAGTTGCCGAACTATCTTGTGGCTTGCGTCGGCGGCGGAAGCAATTCAATCGGGCTCTTCCATGCCTTTTTGAAAGACCCCAAGGTCAAGATGGTCGGGGTCGAGGCCGGGGGAACCGGAATCACGAGCGGAAAACATGCGGCCCGATTCTCCGGTGGAAAGCCGGGAGTCCTACAGGGCACGATGACGTATCTGCTTCAAGATGAAAATGGACAGATCAATTTGACCCATTCCGTTTCGGCGGGTTTGGACTATGCCGCGGTTGGGCCGGAGCATAGCCTTTATCACGATCTGGGTCGGATCGACTATACCTACGCGACGGATAGTGAAGCGATGGCGGCGTTTGATCTCTTGGCCCGCGAAGAGGGCATCGTTCCCGCGTTGGAGAGTGCCCATGCGATCGCCCATGTGGTCAAGTTGGCGCCCACGCTCAAGAAGTCACAACTTATTATCGCGAATCTTTCAGGGCGTGGGGATAAAGACGTCCAGCAAGTGGCCAGGATGCGAGGAGTCACACTATGA
- the trpE gene encoding anthranilate synthase component I encodes MYSLSLDEFRSYAKQGNLIPLFREILADQDTPVSAFAKIDHGPSAYLLESIQGGEKWARYSFLGSGSPLVIYEDGGDLCVKKGGRVRRIPSQGAPLDRLREILEIYRPVTVPELPRFVGGAVGFLGYDIVRTFEDLPSRRKDDLNLPQFAFLLTETLLIFDNVSQKIKVVANAHVKSGSDRDIRTAYRDATTRIEKMIARLRRPLRRIKPQRRRAPLRFTSNMNKAAFEKMVSRAKEYIKAGDIFQCVLSQRWEANLQAPPFQLYRALRVVNPSPYMYYLRIAGVELVGSSPEILVRCEDGLAALRPIAGTRRRGATAEEDVELERRLLADAKERAEHIMLVDLGRNDIGRVSERGSVCVESLMNVERYSHVMHIVSNVTGKLSKDKTVYDVLKACFPAGTVSGAPKIRAMEIIEELEPTKRGPYAGAVGYISFSGNMDMCINIRTVVVSRHRAFIQAGAGIVADSNPVHEYEETCNKARAMMKAIELAEQGLE; translated from the coding sequence ATCTATTCGCTCAGCCTGGATGAGTTTCGTTCCTACGCGAAACAGGGCAATCTCATTCCTCTATTTCGCGAAATCCTGGCGGATCAGGATACCCCTGTATCGGCTTTTGCCAAGATCGACCATGGCCCCTCTGCCTATTTGCTGGAAAGCATTCAAGGAGGGGAAAAATGGGCGCGCTACTCTTTTCTCGGCAGCGGATCCCCGCTCGTCATCTACGAAGACGGGGGGGACTTATGTGTCAAGAAAGGCGGTCGTGTTCGTCGTATCCCCAGCCAAGGTGCTCCCTTGGACCGTCTGCGGGAAATTCTTGAGATCTATCGTCCCGTGACCGTGCCGGAGTTGCCCCGCTTTGTTGGCGGAGCCGTGGGGTTTCTCGGCTACGACATTGTCAGGACGTTTGAGGACCTTCCTTCTCGCCGAAAAGACGATCTCAATCTTCCGCAGTTCGCCTTTCTCCTGACCGAGACGCTGCTGATCTTCGACAACGTGTCACAGAAGATAAAGGTTGTTGCCAATGCACATGTGAAGTCCGGATCGGATCGGGACATTCGCACAGCCTATCGAGACGCGACCACCCGCATTGAAAAGATGATTGCCAGACTTCGTCGGCCGCTTCGCCGAATCAAGCCACAACGTCGGCGGGCGCCGCTCCGCTTTACCTCCAATATGAACAAGGCGGCTTTTGAGAAAATGGTCTCGCGGGCGAAAGAATACATCAAAGCAGGAGATATCTTTCAGTGCGTTCTGTCACAACGGTGGGAAGCCAATCTGCAGGCTCCGCCCTTTCAGCTTTATCGCGCGCTTCGTGTCGTGAATCCATCGCCGTATATGTATTACCTGCGTATCGCGGGAGTGGAACTGGTCGGCTCATCCCCGGAAATTCTTGTGCGTTGCGAGGACGGTCTCGCGGCGCTGAGACCGATTGCGGGGACCAGGAGACGTGGCGCGACCGCCGAAGAAGATGTGGAACTCGAGCGACGGCTGTTGGCTGACGCCAAGGAGCGGGCCGAACACATCATGCTGGTGGACTTGGGGCGGAACGATATTGGTCGTGTTTCCGAGCGGGGGTCGGTGTGTGTCGAATCCTTGATGAATGTCGAGCGGTATTCCCATGTCATGCATATCGTGTCGAATGTCACCGGAAAATTGAGCAAAGACAAGACGGTCTATGATGTGCTAAAGGCCTGTTTTCCGGCGGGCACGGTGTCCGGAGCACCGAAGATCCGGGCGATGGAAATCATCGAGGAATTAGAGCCGACGAAACGCGGTCCTTATGCCGGAGCGGTCGGATACATCAGCTTTTCTGGGAACATGGATATGTGCATCAATATTCGTACTGTCGTGGTCTCACGTCACCGGGCCTTTATCCAAGCCGGCGCCGGTATCGTGGCTGATTCCAATCCGGTCCATGAGTATGAAGAAACTTGTAACAAGGCTCGGGCAATGATGAAAGCCATTGAATTGGCGGAGCAGGGGCTGGAGTAG
- the trpD gene encoding anthranilate phosphoribosyltransferase, with the protein MVKDALAKLADRIDLSAQEAETVMSEIMDGMTTSAQMGAYLMGLRQKGETADEIVGSARAMRSRAARIRVGASIVVDTCGTGGDGANTFNISTTAAFVVAGAGITVAKHGNRSVSSRSGSADVLSALGVKIDLEPNRMVDCIDEIGIGFLFAPHYHGAMKHCAGPRQEMGIRTMLNVLGPLTNPAGATHQVLGVYEAQKTEILGRVLMELGAQHCFVIHGMDGLDEISLSDRTKVSEGKGGVVSSYFIAPEEFGLSRVHRKEFAGGSPDDNARIVKEILQGRKGSKRDIVCLNAAPAMVVGQKAKTLQDGFHLAQQIIDSGAAAEKLDRLIALTTKA; encoded by the coding sequence ATGGTCAAAGACGCACTTGCCAAGCTAGCCGACCGAATCGATCTCTCCGCGCAGGAGGCCGAGACGGTCATGTCTGAGATCATGGATGGGATGACGACTTCGGCACAGATGGGTGCCTACTTGATGGGACTCAGGCAAAAAGGTGAAACAGCCGATGAGATCGTCGGCTCGGCCAGGGCAATGCGGTCACGGGCTGCTCGTATCAGAGTGGGGGCGTCCATCGTGGTGGATACCTGTGGGACCGGCGGCGATGGAGCGAATACGTTTAATATCTCCACGACGGCAGCATTCGTCGTGGCGGGGGCTGGCATCACGGTGGCGAAACATGGCAATCGTTCCGTATCTTCCAGAAGTGGAAGTGCCGATGTGTTGAGCGCTCTGGGAGTCAAGATCGATTTGGAACCAAATCGCATGGTCGACTGCATCGACGAAATCGGTATCGGATTCTTGTTCGCTCCGCATTACCACGGCGCGATGAAGCATTGTGCCGGGCCGAGGCAGGAGATGGGCATCCGGACCATGTTGAATGTGCTTGGGCCGTTGACCAATCCGGCCGGGGCAACGCACCAAGTGCTTGGCGTGTATGAGGCACAGAAGACAGAAATCCTGGGACGGGTTCTGATGGAGCTGGGGGCGCAACATTGCTTTGTGATTCACGGCATGGATGGACTGGATGAGATCAGCTTGTCGGACCGGACAAAAGTCTCCGAAGGTAAAGGCGGGGTTGTCTCAAGCTACTTTATCGCACCGGAGGAATTCGGTCTGTCCCGTGTCCATAGAAAAGAGTTTGCCGGTGGTTCCCCGGATGACAATGCGCGAATTGTGAAAGAAATTTTGCAGGGCCGGAAAGGGTCGAAGCGGGACATCGTTTGCCTCAACGCGGCGCCCGCCATGGTTGTAGGCCAAAAAGCGAAAACCCTACAAGACGGATTCCACCTTGCTCAGCAGATCATCGACTCCGGGGCCGCCGCTGAGAAACTCGATCGACTGATTGCATTGACTACGAAAGCCTGA
- the trpC gene encoding indole-3-glycerol phosphate synthase TrpC produces the protein MILDRILEHKKAELRHKQSRTYLADLKAAIRDAPPTLGFAVTLDATKPSASPSLIAEVKKASPSLGLLREEFAERFDHLGLARVYREQGASAVSVLTDKDFFQGDLRYLKEIKQALPIPALNKEFMVGDIQFYEARAHGADAILLIVAALEKRQLIDFHALATELGMDSLFETHHERELDTVLEWVPTARMIGINNRDLKTFTTDLSVTFRLAKRIPSDKLIISESGIHKRADVVRLNEAGIHAMLIGESLIRADNTADKVRELLGTTAQSAQPA, from the coding sequence ATGATTCTCGATCGCATTCTGGAGCATAAAAAGGCAGAACTACGGCATAAGCAGAGCCGTACCTATCTGGCTGATCTCAAGGCAGCGATCCGTGACGCACCTCCCACCCTTGGGTTCGCTGTCACACTCGATGCGACGAAACCTTCCGCCAGTCCCTCGCTCATTGCTGAGGTCAAAAAGGCCTCACCGAGTCTGGGGCTTTTGCGGGAAGAGTTCGCGGAGAGGTTTGACCATCTGGGACTGGCACGGGTCTATCGAGAACAAGGCGCGTCGGCCGTTTCAGTCCTGACCGACAAGGATTTTTTCCAGGGCGACCTCCGGTATCTGAAAGAGATTAAACAAGCATTGCCCATTCCAGCACTCAATAAAGAGTTTATGGTCGGGGACATCCAGTTTTATGAGGCGCGGGCCCATGGCGCCGATGCCATTTTGTTGATTGTGGCGGCATTGGAGAAGCGGCAATTGATCGACTTTCATGCCTTGGCCACAGAACTGGGGATGGATAGCCTGTTTGAGACGCACCATGAGCGAGAGTTGGATACGGTATTAGAGTGGGTTCCGACCGCACGGATGATCGGGATCAACAACCGGGATTTGAAGACGTTCACGACCGACCTCAGTGTGACGTTTCGCCTGGCAAAACGGATTCCATCGGACAAACTGATCATCAGCGAGAGTGGGATTCACAAACGGGCGGATGTCGTCAGGTTGAATGAGGCCGGTATTCACGCGATGCTGATCGGAGAGTCGCTCATTCGTGCGGACAACACGGCGGATAAGGTTCGCGAATTGCTCGGAACCACAGCGCAGAGTGCCCAGCCTGCGTAG
- a CDS encoding IS110 family RNA-guided transposase has translation MMCYAGIDLHATNSVLVVIDEADRVLYQKRLRNDLAVIFTALTPYQTTLQGVVVESTYNWYWLVDGLMEAGYRVHLAHAPALPQYSGLKHVDDQHDAQWLAHLLRLGLLPTGYIYPKAERAVRDLLRKRSQLVRHKTMVVLSLQSLLTRLTGNRLSLPRLRQLTPEGIQALVPFPEHVQSVSSSLAVLQCLEHEIHTIEGTVREAGRTQPGYVLLQTVPGIGPILAGTILLEAGDLRRFATVGHFASYCRCVGSEHVSNGKRKGAGNTKNGNKYLSWAFIEAAHFAIRYEAVIRTYYQRKQARTHPLVALKAVAHKLARACYHMLRAQVPFDLSRAFG, from the coding sequence ATGATGTGTTATGCGGGCATTGATCTCCATGCCACGAATAGTGTGCTGGTCGTGATTGATGAAGCGGATCGAGTGCTGTATCAGAAACGCCTCCGCAATGACCTGGCCGTGATCTTCACGGCCTTAACACCGTATCAGACCACGCTGCAGGGCGTGGTCGTTGAGTCCACCTATAATTGGTACTGGTTAGTCGACGGGCTCATGGAAGCAGGGTACCGGGTCCACCTCGCTCATGCACCAGCCCTGCCGCAGTATAGTGGGCTCAAGCATGTTGACGATCAACACGATGCGCAGTGGTTAGCCCATTTACTCCGGCTAGGTTTGCTCCCTACCGGGTACATTTACCCCAAAGCGGAACGGGCCGTGCGGGACTTGTTGCGGAAGCGCAGTCAGTTGGTTCGGCACAAGACCATGGTCGTGCTGAGCCTACAAAGCCTGCTGACACGACTGACTGGCAATCGGCTCTCCCTCCCTCGGCTTCGACAGCTCACCCCAGAGGGCATTCAGGCACTTGTGCCATTTCCCGAACATGTGCAATCGGTCAGCAGTTCGTTGGCTGTGCTGCAATGTCTGGAGCACGAGATTCACACGATTGAGGGCACGGTTCGGGAAGCGGGGCGGACTCAGCCGGGCTATGTGCTCTTACAGACCGTCCCCGGAATCGGGCCGATCTTGGCGGGCACCATTCTCCTGGAAGCCGGTGACCTGCGGCGGTTTGCGACCGTGGGACACTTCGCCTCCTACTGTCGCTGTGTCGGCAGCGAACATGTGAGTAACGGCAAACGCAAAGGGGCTGGCAACACGAAGAACGGCAACAAGTATTTAAGCTGGGCGTTCATCGAGGCGGCGCACTTCGCCATTCGCTATGAGGCCGTGATTCGCACGTATTATCAGCGCAAGCAGGCACGGACGCATCCCCTTGTGGCGCTGAAGGCCGTGGCCCATAAATTGGCGCGGGCCTGCTATCACATGCTCCGTGCGCAGGTGCCATTCGATCTGTCCCGCGCTTTTGGCTAG
- the pabA gene encoding aminodeoxychorismate/anthranilate synthase component II: MLLVIDNYDSFTYNLVQYLGELGEDVQVIRNDKITLDQIEELHPDRLVISPGPCTPKEAGISVDAIRRFGGKIPVLGVCLGHQSMAVAYGGEVIRASRLMHGKTSQIQHDGKTIFRSLPNPFEATRYHSLIVNRSNLPDCCEISAETAEGEIMGLRHKTLAVEGVQFHPESILTRVGKDLLNNFLKL; this comes from the coding sequence ATGTTACTCGTCATCGACAACTACGATTCCTTCACCTACAACCTCGTTCAATATCTGGGTGAGTTAGGCGAGGATGTCCAGGTCATTCGAAATGACAAGATCACCCTCGATCAGATTGAGGAGTTGCATCCGGACCGTCTGGTGATTTCTCCCGGACCCTGCACGCCGAAGGAGGCAGGGATATCGGTCGATGCGATCAGGCGATTTGGAGGCAAGATCCCTGTTCTCGGCGTCTGTTTGGGGCATCAGTCGATGGCCGTGGCCTATGGAGGGGAAGTGATCCGTGCATCTCGGCTGATGCATGGAAAGACGTCACAGATCCAGCACGACGGCAAGACGATCTTTCGCTCATTACCCAACCCATTCGAAGCGACGCGCTACCATTCGCTGATCGTCAACCGATCGAATCTGCCGGACTGCTGTGAGATTTCCGCCGAGACTGCCGAGGGTGAGATTATGGGGCTTCGTCATAAAACACTCGCCGTTGAAGGCGTGCAGTTCCATCCGGAATCGATTCTGACCAGGGTCGGGAAAGATCTCCTTAACAACTTCCTCAAGCTCTAG
- the ligA gene encoding NAD-dependent DNA ligase LigA — protein MRQTDEDRLARLRNQIRHHDYLYYVKDHPEISDGEYDRLFRELLDLELKHPDLVTADSPTQRVGAPPLDELGKVPHERPMLSLDSLMQPDEVLAFDQRMKRELETEQIEYTVEPKFDGLSVELVYDRGVFVRGATRGDGTVGEDVTINLRTIRSLPLQLQTDSYPDHLVMRGEVYMRLSDFHALNRRMTERGDDTFANPRNAAAGSLRQLDSHMTASRPLVVTCYEVMAMTDAHPSTHWDELERLAEWGLPVPSLRRRCETIDQVLAFHRETQDQRDNLPYEIDGVVVKVNRVDWQTKLGMKSRSPRWAVAFKFPPRKEITEIQDIAISVGRTGTLTPLALLRPVEVGGVTISRATLHNADEVARKDIRVGDTVRVERAGDVIPAITERIPISGHMRHEPFLMPQHCPICGSAVAKEGAYYYCTGQAACPAQLKGAIEHFASKTALNIDGLGKKTVAQLVDQGLVKDLSDLYRLNQEQLLKLEGFAERSSTLLLEAIAQSRAVPLERFLMGLGIRQIGRHIAKVLASEFGSLQAIMTADRDRFQSIREIGPEISESLVSYFQEQSNRRVIDQLQQLGVSIIEPSLPQSHTPLPFSGKSFVFTGGLLSYSREEAKSLVERLGAMVLSSVSKKTTYVVAGSEAGSKLDQARKLGVRILDEDEFKDLITTSEKR, from the coding sequence ATGCGTCAGACCGATGAAGATCGGCTCGCCAGACTCAGAAACCAAATCCGGCACCACGACTACCTGTATTACGTGAAGGACCACCCCGAGATTTCCGATGGGGAGTATGATCGCCTGTTCCGAGAACTGCTCGATCTCGAGCTGAAACACCCGGACCTGGTCACCGCCGACTCCCCGACCCAACGCGTCGGGGCCCCTCCCTTGGACGAACTTGGGAAAGTTCCGCATGAACGGCCCATGTTGAGCCTCGACTCCTTGATGCAACCTGACGAAGTCTTGGCCTTCGACCAACGGATGAAACGGGAGCTTGAGACAGAGCAGATCGAGTACACGGTCGAGCCGAAATTCGACGGTCTCTCAGTCGAACTCGTCTATGACCGAGGAGTCTTTGTTCGTGGAGCCACCCGTGGTGACGGAACAGTCGGCGAGGACGTCACGATTAACCTCCGCACGATTCGCTCCCTCCCGTTACAGCTACAAACCGACAGCTATCCGGATCATCTCGTCATGCGGGGCGAAGTGTACATGCGCCTCTCCGACTTTCACGCACTCAACCGTCGTATGACGGAACGGGGAGATGACACGTTCGCCAACCCACGAAATGCCGCGGCCGGTTCCCTGCGTCAGCTTGATTCGCACATGACAGCTTCTCGACCCTTGGTCGTGACCTGCTATGAAGTGATGGCAATGACCGACGCCCATCCCTCAACGCATTGGGACGAACTGGAACGGTTAGCCGAGTGGGGGCTTCCAGTTCCCTCTCTCCGCCGACGGTGCGAAACCATCGACCAGGTCTTGGCCTTTCACCGGGAAACTCAGGACCAGCGCGACAATCTCCCTTACGAAATCGATGGAGTCGTGGTGAAAGTCAACCGTGTGGACTGGCAGACCAAGCTGGGCATGAAATCCAGAAGCCCTCGCTGGGCCGTGGCTTTCAAGTTTCCTCCGCGAAAAGAAATCACGGAGATCCAGGACATCGCCATCTCCGTCGGACGGACTGGCACGTTGACCCCTCTCGCCTTGCTACGGCCGGTTGAGGTCGGGGGGGTTACCATCAGCCGTGCCACCCTCCACAATGCCGACGAGGTGGCCAGAAAAGATATCCGCGTGGGCGACACCGTGCGGGTTGAGCGAGCTGGAGACGTCATCCCGGCGATCACCGAACGAATCCCGATCTCCGGTCACATGAGGCATGAACCCTTTCTGATGCCGCAACACTGCCCGATATGTGGTTCCGCTGTGGCAAAAGAAGGGGCATATTACTACTGCACCGGGCAAGCGGCCTGCCCCGCGCAGCTTAAAGGAGCCATTGAACATTTCGCATCAAAAACAGCCCTGAACATTGATGGACTCGGCAAGAAGACTGTCGCGCAACTCGTCGATCAAGGACTCGTGAAGGATCTTTCGGACTTGTACCGACTGAATCAGGAGCAGCTCCTCAAACTGGAAGGCTTTGCGGAGCGATCCTCGACACTTCTCCTTGAAGCCATTGCCCAAAGTAGGGCGGTGCCGCTTGAGCGGTTCCTGATGGGGTTGGGAATCCGTCAGATCGGCCGGCATATCGCGAAAGTGCTGGCGAGTGAATTCGGCTCGCTCCAGGCCATCATGACAGCGGACCGCGATCGGTTTCAGTCCATCAGAGAGATCGGACCTGAAATTTCAGAAAGCCTGGTGTCCTACTTTCAGGAACAGTCCAACCGTCGGGTCATCGACCAACTGCAGCAATTGGGCGTCTCAATCATCGAACCCAGCCTTCCACAAAGTCACACTCCACTCCCCTTCTCAGGGAAAAGCTTCGTATTCACCGGGGGGCTGTTGAGTTACTCAAGAGAGGAGGCCAAGTCGCTGGTTGAACGACTGGGTGCGATGGTCCTATCCAGCGTCAGCAAGAAAACAACCTATGTTGTGGCTGGCTCTGAAGCGGGCTCCAAGCTTGACCAGGCTCGCAAATTGGGGGTACGGATCCTTGATGAGGACGAATTCAAGGATTTAATCACAACATCCGAAAAGCGGTAG
- a CDS encoding hemolysin family protein yields MDILILLGLIGLSAIISTAEIGFFSVNETKLRALAQTGSKRAEKALELRSDPQRLFSAILVGDRLVSTAIPMFATFITLNAYGEKTILEEAIAVMVGILTFVLLVCVDVVPKTLAAKFSVPVTLNLAYPIYGVQVMLRPLLFLMVPLIYSLTGGKGLTHPLVTEEELKIMLDQGGKAGEIESEEVKMIKNVFQLKGITAEDAMTPRIYVFSLDGNLCLKEAQEQLYKSKYSRIPLYDGTLDNITGILYKTKALTELAKGRTDLRLRDIAHPPLFVPAGKTADDLMKQFQQEKRHMGVVVNEFGGVMGLVTLEDLLEEVVGEIVDETDITEELIKRIGKSQILVHGRTEVRKVNDFLKVELGGDEALTIGGLVQENLGRIPKAGEELRIENCRLVVHEADPRSIRSVTIFKDEKVAVPVEASV; encoded by the coding sequence ATGGACATCCTCATCCTTCTAGGGTTGATAGGGTTATCCGCTATTATTTCCACTGCCGAGATCGGCTTCTTCTCGGTCAACGAAACCAAGCTGAGGGCGTTGGCCCAGACTGGTAGCAAGCGAGCGGAGAAAGCCCTTGAGCTCCGCAGTGACCCTCAGAGACTCTTTTCGGCCATTCTTGTGGGGGATCGCTTGGTCAGTACGGCGATTCCGATGTTTGCCACTTTTATCACGTTGAATGCGTATGGTGAGAAGACCATTTTGGAAGAGGCCATTGCCGTCATGGTCGGGATCCTCACCTTCGTGCTGTTGGTCTGCGTGGATGTGGTGCCGAAGACGTTGGCGGCGAAGTTTTCTGTGCCTGTGACTCTGAATCTGGCCTATCCGATTTATGGGGTTCAGGTGATGCTGCGGCCGCTCCTGTTCTTAATGGTGCCCCTGATCTACAGTTTGACCGGAGGAAAGGGACTCACGCATCCCCTGGTCACGGAGGAAGAGTTGAAGATCATGCTCGACCAGGGAGGAAAGGCGGGCGAGATTGAATCTGAAGAAGTGAAGATGATCAAGAACGTGTTCCAGCTGAAGGGAATTACTGCTGAAGATGCGATGACCCCTCGTATCTATGTATTCTCTTTGGATGGAAATCTTTGTCTCAAAGAGGCACAAGAGCAGCTCTACAAGTCCAAATACTCTCGCATTCCACTCTATGACGGCACCCTTGATAACATCACGGGCATTCTCTACAAGACCAAGGCGCTGACGGAACTGGCGAAAGGGCGAACTGATTTACGGTTACGGGATATTGCTCATCCCCCGCTCTTTGTTCCAGCCGGGAAGACGGCGGATGATTTGATGAAGCAGTTTCAGCAGGAAAAACGACATATGGGCGTGGTTGTGAACGAGTTCGGCGGTGTTATGGGGCTCGTGACGCTCGAAGATCTCCTCGAAGAGGTGGTCGGTGAGATTGTCGACGAAACGGACATCACGGAAGAACTCATTAAACGTATCGGAAAGAGTCAGATCCTGGTTCATGGTCGGACTGAGGTGCGGAAAGTAAATGACTTTCTCAAGGTCGAACTCGGGGGAGATGAAGCTTTGACGATCGGAGGATTGGTCCAAGAAAATCTCGGTCGAATCCCCAAGGCGGGCGAAGAACTCCGCATCGAGAACTGCCGATTGGTCGTCCACGAGGCCGATCCTCGTTCGATACGCAGCGTCACTATTTTCAAGGATGAGAAGGTCGCGGTTCCGGTCGAAGCCTCTGTGTGA